A window of Thermococcus aggregans contains these coding sequences:
- a CDS encoding BMP family lipoprotein — MKRELAAFLVGILLLSVAISGCIGGESTETQTSISQYAGKIAVVYDVGGRGDLSFNDMAYLGASKAAKDFNLELKEVQSNSESDYLPNLRSLAQKGEYDLIIAVGFMMTDAVKQVADEFPDQKFAIVDGYIPDKPNVVSILFKENEGSALVGALAGLIAANDGKDKVGAVLGVEIPVLYKFEGGYRFGVAWAEDYYKQKTGKDVNIDILYTYTGSFTDPAKGKTAAQAQLGQGAWVIYQIAGATGLGVFDAVYEYLKSQGKEMGPPFAIGVDSAQDWIKPGVIIASMMKRVDVGVYRAVEMAIKGNWQGGIMELGLKEGGVGVSTIDDVKEMFNSLPEETKKQKLKELGFTSEDELFAKLEETRNQVPDWIWDAVKELEEKIKSGEIKVPMATTKDQIEAIRNAQTWQEMEELAKQWESS; from the coding sequence ATGAAGAGAGAGTTAGCAGCATTTTTAGTAGGAATTTTACTACTTAGTGTTGCTATTAGTGGTTGTATTGGTGGAGAAAGCACAGAAACTCAAACAAGTATTTCCCAATACGCGGGAAAAATTGCAGTTGTTTACGACGTTGGTGGAAGAGGTGATTTGAGCTTCAACGATATGGCATATCTTGGAGCTTCAAAGGCCGCAAAGGACTTTAACCTTGAACTTAAGGAAGTACAAAGCAACAGCGAATCCGATTACTTACCAAATCTTAGAAGTCTCGCCCAAAAGGGAGAGTACGACCTTATTATCGCCGTTGGATTCATGATGACTGATGCCGTAAAGCAAGTTGCTGATGAATTCCCTGACCAAAAGTTTGCCATTGTCGACGGTTACATCCCAGACAAGCCAAACGTTGTAAGCATTCTCTTTAAAGAAAACGAGGGCTCAGCTCTTGTCGGGGCTTTAGCGGGATTAATAGCAGCTAACGACGGCAAAGACAAAGTAGGTGCCGTCCTCGGTGTTGAAATCCCAGTTCTGTATAAATTCGAAGGTGGATACAGATTCGGTGTCGCTTGGGCTGAGGATTACTACAAGCAAAAGACTGGAAAAGACGTCAACATTGATATCCTTTACACCTACACTGGTTCATTTACCGACCCTGCAAAGGGTAAGACCGCAGCCCAAGCTCAGCTCGGTCAGGGCGCATGGGTCATTTACCAAATCGCAGGTGCTACAGGATTGGGAGTCTTCGATGCCGTTTATGAATACCTCAAGAGCCAAGGAAAAGAAATGGGGCCCCCATTTGCAATTGGTGTTGACTCAGCCCAAGACTGGATTAAGCCTGGAGTCATAATTGCTTCAATGATGAAGAGAGTTGACGTCGGTGTTTACAGGGCTGTGGAGATGGCTATCAAGGGCAACTGGCAAGGAGGAATAATGGAGCTCGGACTCAAAGAAGGCGGTGTTGGAGTAAGCACAATCGATGATGTCAAGGAGATGTTCAACTCACTTCCAGAAGAGACAAAGAAGCAGAAGCTTAAAGAGCTTGGCTTTACAAGCGAAGACGAGCTGTTCGCCAAACTTGAAGAGACAAGAAACCAAGTTCCAGACTGGATTTGGGATGCCGTAAAAGAGCTTGAGGAAAAGATAAAGAGCGGAGAAATAAAAGTCCCAATGGCAACCACTAAAGACCAGATAGAGGCTATAAGAAACGCCCAGACATGGCAAGAAATGGAAGAATTAGCAAAGCAGTGGGAAAGCAGCTGA